The following are encoded together in the Myxococcales bacterium genome:
- the obgE gene encoding GTPase ObgE — protein MKFVDEVKVFVQSGAGGDGCLSFRKEKYVPRGGPDGGDGGNGGDVVFVTDSSKNTLIDLAYKPQYRAKHGVHGKGKTQHGKNAPHLYVHLPAGVVVFDGETGEMVVDLDEPDREWIAAKGGRGGRGNARFLSNANRAPLEHEKGFPGEERWYRLVLKSIADVGLIGYPSVGKSTLIAAISSARPKVGAYPFTTLHPNLGTVDRDFERRFVVADLPGLIEGAHAGAGLGIRFLRHIERTRLLVHLLDLDPHSGRDPLDDFHKLNHELSSYSEELGRRPQVIAANKIDLPDGPERLEALREAGAKEGLAIYPVSAREGRGIAELLDAIEAELAAMNRPGGEG, from the coding sequence ATGAAATTTGTCGATGAAGTCAAAGTATTCGTGCAGTCGGGCGCGGGTGGCGACGGCTGTCTTTCCTTCCGCAAGGAAAAATACGTGCCGCGCGGCGGTCCGGACGGCGGCGACGGCGGCAACGGCGGCGATGTCGTTTTCGTGACCGACAGCTCGAAGAACACGCTGATCGATCTGGCCTACAAACCGCAATACCGCGCCAAGCACGGCGTGCATGGCAAGGGCAAGACGCAACACGGTAAGAACGCTCCCCATCTGTACGTCCACCTGCCGGCCGGGGTGGTGGTTTTCGACGGTGAAACCGGCGAAATGGTGGTCGACCTCGACGAACCGGATCGGGAATGGATCGCGGCCAAGGGTGGGCGGGGCGGCCGAGGCAACGCACGCTTTCTCAGCAATGCCAACCGCGCGCCGCTGGAGCATGAAAAAGGCTTCCCCGGCGAGGAACGGTGGTATCGCCTGGTCCTGAAATCCATCGCCGACGTCGGCCTGATCGGCTATCCATCGGTCGGCAAATCCACCTTGATCGCCGCGATTTCCTCGGCCCGGCCGAAAGTTGGGGCTTATCCTTTTACGACCTTGCACCCGAACCTGGGAACGGTCGACCGCGATTTCGAGCGGCGTTTCGTGGTGGCCGATCTGCCCGGGCTGATCGAGGGCGCGCACGCCGGCGCCGGCTTGGGCATCCGGTTTCTGCGGCACATCGAGCGCACTCGCCTGCTGGTCCACCTGTTGGATCTCGATCCGCATTCCGGCCGCGACCCGCTCGACGATTTTCACAAGCTCAATCACGAGCTGTCTTCCTACAGCGAGGAACTCGGCCGGCGGCCGCAGGTGATCGCGGCGAACAAGATCGACCTGCCGGACGGCCCGGAACGGCTGGAAGCATTGCGCGAAGCGGGAGCGAAGGAAGGGCTGGCGATTTATCCGGTCAGCGCCCGGGAAGGGCGCGGCATCGCGGAGTTGCTGGACGCCATTGAAGCGGAATTGGCGGCGATGAACCGTCCAGGCGGGGAGGGGTGA